In the genome of Zonotrichia albicollis isolate bZonAlb1 chromosome 24, bZonAlb1.hap1, whole genome shotgun sequence, one region contains:
- the LOC141731628 gene encoding armadillo repeat-containing protein 5-like: MSESLGWCVEAVRAAAEPSLSRALLALRARHTRRAGGPARFRERGGLGPLLELVGPERPRRVLELALSVLGNCCTEPGCRRQARSLGGVPRLVSILSVPGVPESVGNRVARTLANLALEPDGARDVLEAGAAPLLITLTTTCSTHGCLLSAARSLRILSTPCPPLLSLADRVRAAAALSGRLTTLPPTDPACPALTRALHALLVTPGSSTVAQAVTAAIPVLVSLAGRPGLDIGGSAMAALAALSGQGGLRPQLGAAGAVEAAIGAVRRGLGMGNGEGEVGEMGEGGGKW, from the exons ATGTCCGAGTCCCTGGGCTGGTGCGTGGAGGCCGTGCGGGCCGCGGCCGAGCCGTCGCTGTCTCGGGCGCTGCTGGCGCTGCGGGCCCGGCACacgcggcgggccgggggcccCGCGCGGTTCCGGGAGCGAGGGGGGCTCGGGCcgctgctggagctggtgggGCCCGAGAGGCCCCGGAGGGTGCTGGAGCTGGCGCTGAGCGTGCTCGGGAACTGCTGCACCGAGCCCGGCTGCCGGCGCCAGGCCCGGAGCCTCGGAGGGGTGCCGCGGCTGG TGTCCATCCTGTCCGTGCCCGGTGTCCCCGAGAGCGTTGGCAACCGCGTCGCCCGGACCTTGGCCAACCTGGCCCTGGAGCCCGATGGGGCACGAGATGTGCTGGAGGCCG GCGCCGCTCCGCTCCTCATCACCCTCACCACCACCTGCAGCACCCATGGGTGCCTCCTCAGCGCCGCCCGCTCCCTCCGCATCCTCAGCACCCCCTGCCcacccctcctgtccctcgcTGACCGCGTCCGAGCGGCCGCAGCGCTCTCCGGCCGCTTGACCacccttcctcccactgacccCGCATGTCCGGCACTGACCAGAGCCCTCCACGCCCTGCTGGTCACTCCTGGCTCATCCACCGTGGCTCAAGCGGTCACTGCGGCCATTCCTGTGCTGGTCAGTCTGGCCGGACGGCCTGGGCTGGACATTGGGGGTTCGGCCATGGCGGCGTTGGCAGCGCTGAGTGGACAGGGGGGGCTGCGGCCGCAATTGGGGGCGGCCGGAGCGGTGGAAGCGGCCATAGGGGCggtgaggagggggctgggcatgggaaatggggagggggaggtGGGGGAgatgggggaggggggggggaaat GGTGA